Proteins from a single region of Chrysemys picta bellii isolate R12L10 chromosome 9, ASM1138683v2, whole genome shotgun sequence:
- the CD40LG gene encoding CD40 ligand, which yields MNEPYSPTTPRPISTSSPNTMKIFMCFLIVFIIAQTIGTVLFCLYLHMKLDKLEQELSLQEDYLFLRRIQKCRKPEGAGSSLLDCKEIINRFQDLLVKDPEVSKDDAKFEMQKDDRQQPISAHLMGFKNSTKKVSVLQWQKTGYAPMSNLISYKGGKLKVEKEGLYYIYSQVSFCTKTAPGAPFTVFIYLNLPSESDRLLLKGQDTHSSSSVYCALQSTHLGGVFELRKGDVVFVNVTDSTQVNYDHGNTYFGMFKLY from the exons ATGAACGAACCTTATAGTCCAACGACGCCTCGACCGATCAGTACCAGCTCACCTAACACCATGAAAATTTTTATGTGTTTTCTTATTGTATTTATTATAGCACAGACTATTGGGACTGTACTTTTTTGCTTATATCTTCACATGAAGCTGGATAAG TTGGAACAGGAGTTGAGCTTACAGGAAGATTATTTGTTCCTCCGAAGAATACAAAAATGTCGGAAACCAGAAGGTGCGGGCTCATCATTATTGGACTGTAAGGAGATCATAAACAGATTCCAGGATCTGCTAGTCAAA GATCCAGAAGTCAGCAAGGATGATGCAAAATTTGAAAtgcaaaaag ATGACAGGCAGCAACCAATTTCAGCTCACCTAATGGGGTTCAAGAACAGCACCAAGAAAGTATCAG TTTTACAATGGCAGAAAACGGGGTACGCCCCTATGAGCAACCTGATATCCTACAAAGGAGGGAAATTGAAGGTGGAAAAAGAAGGGCTCTACTACATCTACTCCCAGGTCAGCTTCTGCACCAAGACAGCTCCTGGGGCGCCATTTACGGTGTTTATTTATTTGAACCTACCATCGGAATCTGATCGGCTCTTATTAAAGGGACAGGATACGCACAGCTCATCCAGTGTTTACTGTGCCCTACAATCCACTCACCTGGGAGGAGTGTTTGAACTCCGGAaaggtgatgtggtgtttgttAATGTGACAGATTCGACTCAAGTGAACTATGATCATGGAAACACATACTTTGGTATGTTTAAACTCTATTGA